The Limnospira fusiformis SAG 85.79 genomic interval CCAAACTAATACCATGGTTTATAGTCCCGGAGGTTATAAATTCTCCGACTTTACACGAGTTGGCTTTCTTCTCACCCTCTTAATGACCATTGCTGTTCCTTCATTGGTCATCCTATTTTACGGTCTTTACCCTAGCTGATAATCCCTCAAATTAGGAAACATCAAACCCAAAAATTTGGCAGATGAAAACCGCCCAGAATCACCCGATTTGAGCAGATTAAAATGGCTCATGGTAGGTCTAATCATCTGAATGGGATTCTTCCCCCAACTGTTCCAATTTAAATTCTAAGGCCGATAGTCTGACTTCTAATTGATCAAGTTTTTCCTGCTGAGGTGATATTCCCAGATAGGATCTCAAGGCATCAATGACCAGATCGGACTTGGATTGTCCAGTGATTTTTACCCGCGCCATGAGTGCTTCGTGTACCTCAGAAGGAATCCTGACACCTAGGAATGGATTGGGCATAGTTTCAATAAGATTACATTTTTGACAATGAATGCCAATAGTGTGTTAATGATATCAGTCTCTTGCTACACTGCCTCTCATTAACCCAACGGCGTGGTGTGGGACTTCTTTTGACATCGAGTTAAAAGAATCTTGGTCTTATATGTTAATTTCTTAACAGTAAAGCTAAGACCCCCATTCTTGTAAATGGTTTTTTGTAAAGTTTTTTTGCGTAACCCAAAGTTCTGTAAAGAACCTTAAAGATAAATTGATAACATTACGAAAATCTATGTTATCATCGGAAATCATCGGTTTCCAACCCCGTGCTTCCAGCACGGCTGTACCTTTGAGACAGAAATAGAGGTAGTTGTAGTGAGAAGCTATGTACCTGACTCAAAAGAACCAGATACGAGGACTTCAAGTGCAAGAGTTTAAGGCCTTGCGGGAACTCTGCCGACTGAGTAAAAATCTCTACAATGTAGGACTTGACACTCAATGGCAGTATTACTTCCAGGCTCGGAAACACCTTCCCTACGAGTCCAACTATCACTACTGTAAGGGAAACGAGAACTATAAACGCTTGAATACCGATATAGCCCAACAAACTCTTAAAGTAGTCGATCGCACTTTTCGGAGCTTCTACCGTTTGAGCCAGGCCCTCAAAGAGGGGACCTTTCCACAGAAAGTTAGACTCCCTGACTATCTGCCCAAAGACGGTTATTTTGTCCTGATTATGCCGAGGGTTCAAATCAAGGACGGAAAGTTTAGAGTTCCCGTGTCTCGCGACTTGGGCAACTTGCGGGGCGAAATTTGGATTCCTTTCCCGGAAAGAATCGCTCCCGATACTCTCCAGGAAGTTCGGATTCACCCTCGATATAATGCCCGTTTTTTTGAAGTCGAGTTTATTTACGAGGTGGAAGAAACTCCCGTTCCCACGGAACCCGATACGGCTCTAGCGATCGATATGGGACTGGACAATCTGGCTACTTGCGTCAATACCAACGGGGCATCCTTTATCGTGGATGGCAAAAAGAGGACGCCTCATTTTATGAGTTCCGTCGTCAACTAGGTTACAAGGCAGAACGTTATGGTTCAAAGTTGATTATTGCCGATAGATTTTATCCATCCAGTCAACTGTGTTCTAATTGCGGTTATCGTCAAAAAATGCCCCTAGTCCGTCGGACTTTTGAATGTCCAAACTGTGGCCTGAAGATTGATAGAGATTTGAACGCCAGTAGAAATTTAGAAAAATCGCCTGGTTCCGACGATTACACTTGTGGACGGGGTGCTGCCGACAGTCCCGGACGAAGCAAGAAATAAACATCAAGATCCGGCTATGTCCGGTTTTGTTTAAGTTTTATAGAGCAGTAAACATGACCATAAAAGCACGAGTTGACGAACGGCGCAATCCTGAAAAAATCCTCATTGCCGATGATGAATCTGCAATTCGACGTATTTTGACAACCCGTCTGTCAATGGTCGGTTACAGTGTTGTCGCAGCAGCAGATGGTTTACAAGCTATTGAAATGTTCGATCGCGAAAGTCCAGACCTGGTAGTTTTGGATGTGATGATGCCAAGGCTTAACGGTTATGGGGTTTGTCAAAAAATTCGAGCGATTTCTGATATCCCCATCATTATGTTAACCGCCTTGGGAGATGTCGCCGATCGCATCACTGGTTTAGAATTGGGGGCTGATGATTACTTAACTAAACCCTTTTCTCCCAAAGAATTGGAAGCCCGCATTCATGCTATCCTGCGTCGGTTCAAAGATAACGCATCTTCCCATGATCTAAGTCCTGAAGTTATCCAAGTTGACACCCTCCGCATTGACACCATTAAACGACGGGTTTACAAAGGCGATAAATTGTTGCCCCTAACATATATCGAGTTTAACTTGCTCGAACTGTTGTTTAAGCGATCGGGTGAGGCGGTTTCTCGTTCGGAAATTCTGCAACAATTGTGGGGTTACACCCCCCGCCGCATTGCTGATATGCGCGTTGTTGATGTTCATGTGGCTCGCCTACGAGCTAAAATTGAGACTGATCAGCGTAACCCGGAGTATATTCTCACGGTTCGCGGTATTGGCTACTCTTCCCAGCGACTCGCAGCAGTGGAAGAAGCAATTGGCGCATAATTAATATCAATCCCCGAAAAGAAAATCAATTTGAATCAAACTTAACAATAACCCATTCTGGCTATATCATAACCAGGGTGGGCTTTAATTTCGAGAAGTGATAAGATCGAATTAGGGTGAATTGGTGAGCTAAATGCTAAGGTGGTTTGTCTGTTTCCTGCTAACTATTGCTTTGATAGTAGTCATCAGCGATGCTGACCTTTCGAGTCAGCCCAATATCAGAGCTGATATAAAACCCGGACAATATATCAAAGTTGATCAGTTTGGCTATCGTCCCCAGGATCATAAAGTCGCTGTAATTACTACTCCCGAAGTGGGTTTTAATGCCCAGGAATCGTTCTCACCAGGAACTACCTACGAAGTTTGGGATGCTAATTCTCATCAACAAGTTTATGGGGGTCAAATTCAGCCTTGGTTGGATGGTAACATTCATTATCAATCAGGCGATCGCGCTTGGTGGTTTGACTTTTCCCCGGTCAATAAACCCGGCTCCTATTATATCATAGATTCCGAAAATCAACAACGTTCTTTTGAATTTGAGATTAGGGATGATGTCTATAAACAGGTTCTGATAACTGCTATGCGTACCTTTTTTTATCAGCGTAGTGGCTTTCCTAAACAACCCCCTTATGCTGACCCTAGATGGACTGATGGTGCGGCTTTTTTAGGACCCGGACAGGATACAGAAGCTCGCTATATTTATGACCCAGATAATCCGGCTTTAGCTCGCGATATGCGTGGCGGTTGGTTTGATG includes:
- a CDS encoding YlcI/YnfO family protein, which codes for MPNPFLGVRIPSEVHEALMARVKITGQSKSDLVIDALRSYLGISPQQEKLDQLEVRLSALEFKLEQLGEESHSDD
- a CDS encoding RNA-guided endonuclease InsQ/TnpB family protein; translated protein: MQEFKALRELCRLSKNLYNVGLDTQWQYYFQARKHLPYESNYHYCKGNENYKRLNTDIAQQTLKVVDRTFRSFYRLSQALKEGTFPQKVRLPDYLPKDGYFVLIMPRVQIKDGKFRVPVSRDLGNLRGEIWIPFPERIAPDTLQEVRIHPRYNARFFEVEFIYEVEETPVPTEPDTALAIDMGLDNLATCVNTNGASFIVDGKKRTPHFMSSVVN
- the rpaB gene encoding response regulator transcription factor RpaB translates to MTIKARVDERRNPEKILIADDESAIRRILTTRLSMVGYSVVAAADGLQAIEMFDRESPDLVVLDVMMPRLNGYGVCQKIRAISDIPIIMLTALGDVADRITGLELGADDYLTKPFSPKELEARIHAILRRFKDNASSHDLSPEVIQVDTLRIDTIKRRVYKGDKLLPLTYIEFNLLELLFKRSGEAVSRSEILQQLWGYTPRRIADMRVVDVHVARLRAKIETDQRNPEYILTVRGIGYSSQRLAAVEEAIGA